From a single Collimonas pratensis genomic region:
- a CDS encoding aldolase, producing MNTALKEQALRAEICETGASLYQRGYTVGSAGNISARLDDGWLITPTDACLGRLAPAQIAKVDLSGKWVNGDKPSKTLALHRAVYDNNPQAQAVVHTHSTHLVALSLAGVWHDRCVLPPITPYQVMKVGQIPLIPYCRPGDPQVAEQVKSLATSVRGVLLERLGPVLWHESVSQAAFALEELEETARLWLMLENKPEPLSAAALDELYRVFGARW from the coding sequence ATGAACACGGCATTGAAAGAACAGGCGCTGCGCGCCGAAATCTGCGAAACCGGCGCCAGTCTGTATCAGCGCGGTTACACCGTCGGCAGCGCCGGCAATATCAGCGCCCGGCTGGACGACGGCTGGCTGATCACCCCCACCGACGCCTGCCTCGGCCGCCTGGCGCCGGCGCAAATCGCCAAGGTCGACCTGAGCGGCAAATGGGTCAATGGCGACAAGCCGTCGAAGACACTGGCGCTGCATCGCGCGGTGTACGACAACAACCCGCAGGCGCAAGCCGTGGTGCATACCCATTCGACCCATCTGGTGGCGTTGTCGCTGGCGGGCGTCTGGCACGACCGGTGCGTGCTGCCGCCGATCACGCCGTATCAAGTGATGAAGGTCGGCCAGATTCCCTTGATTCCCTATTGCCGTCCTGGCGATCCGCAAGTGGCAGAGCAAGTGAAGTCATTGGCGACCTCGGTGCGCGGCGTCCTGCTGGAACGGCTGGGGCCGGTGCTGTGGCACGAGAGCGTTTCGCAGGCGGCGTTCGCACTGGAAGAACTGGAAGAAACCGCGCGACTCTGGCTGATGTTGGAAAACAAACCGGAGCCGCTCAGCGCCGCGGCCCTGGATGAGCTGTATCGGGTATTTGGCGCACGCTGGTAA
- a CDS encoding MFS transporter, translated as MSVTINKQAIPAGVSLPAEQAENLYKKVFWRFVPFIMLCYVVAYLDRVNVGFAKLQMSQDLGFSETIFGLGAGIFFLGYFLFELPSNLIMNRVGAKLWIARIMITWGVLSACFAWVQTPTQFYVLRFLLGVAEAGFYPGIILYLTYWFPSHRRAKVVATFMAAIPISGIFGNPLSGWIMQAFHGASGWHGWQWMFMIEAVPAVLVGIAVFFVMDNSIRKAKWLTEAEKDFLEAEIRADQKDKHSPKTTAAVFKDIRIWHMCLIYFCIVMGQYGLTFWLPTLVKASGVVGDFKIGLISAIPFLCAVFAMILIGRRSDRLRERRWHLIVPALLGAVGFVVSALAADNTVIAIAFLSLAAMGVLTCSPLFWSLPTAFLSGTGAAAGIAVINSVGNLAGFVSPFLVGWLKDTTHNNRTGMFMLAGMLVIGAIAILKTPPKMVNR; from the coding sequence ATGTCCGTAACGATCAACAAGCAGGCCATACCGGCCGGCGTCAGCCTGCCGGCCGAGCAGGCAGAAAATCTGTACAAGAAAGTATTCTGGCGCTTCGTGCCATTCATCATGCTGTGTTACGTGGTGGCCTACCTGGACCGCGTCAACGTCGGCTTTGCCAAGTTGCAGATGTCTCAAGACCTGGGCTTCAGCGAAACCATCTTTGGCCTCGGCGCCGGCATTTTCTTCCTCGGCTACTTCCTGTTCGAGCTGCCCAGCAACCTGATCATGAACCGGGTCGGCGCCAAGCTGTGGATCGCCCGCATCATGATTACCTGGGGCGTGCTGTCGGCCTGCTTCGCCTGGGTGCAGACGCCGACCCAGTTCTATGTCTTGCGTTTCCTGCTGGGCGTAGCGGAAGCCGGCTTTTATCCCGGCATCATCCTCTACCTGACCTACTGGTTTCCCTCGCACCGGCGCGCCAAGGTAGTCGCCACCTTCATGGCGGCGATTCCGATCTCCGGCATTTTCGGCAACCCGCTGTCGGGCTGGATCATGCAGGCTTTCCATGGCGCCAGCGGCTGGCATGGCTGGCAATGGATGTTCATGATCGAAGCGGTGCCGGCAGTGCTGGTCGGGATTGCCGTGTTCTTCGTGATGGACAACAGCATCCGCAAGGCCAAGTGGCTGACGGAAGCGGAGAAGGATTTCCTGGAAGCGGAAATCCGCGCCGACCAGAAGGATAAGCACAGCCCGAAAACCACCGCGGCCGTGTTCAAGGACATCCGTATCTGGCATATGTGCCTGATCTACTTCTGCATCGTCATGGGCCAGTATGGCCTGACGTTCTGGCTGCCGACGCTGGTCAAGGCTTCCGGCGTGGTGGGCGATTTCAAGATCGGCCTGATCAGCGCGATTCCCTTCCTGTGCGCGGTATTTGCCATGATCCTGATCGGCCGCCGTTCCGACCGCCTGCGGGAGCGGCGCTGGCATCTGATCGTGCCGGCCCTGCTGGGCGCGGTCGGCTTCGTGGTCTCGGCGCTGGCCGCTGACAATACCGTGATCGCGATTGCTTTCCTGTCGCTGGCGGCCATGGGCGTGCTGACCTGCTCGCCGCTGTTCTGGTCGCTGCCGACTGCTTTCCTGTCTGGCACCGGCGCCGCCGCCGGCATCGCGGTGATCAACTCGGTCGGCAACCTGGCCGGCTTCGTCAGTCCTTTCCTGGTTGGCTGGCTGAAGGACACCACGCACAACAACCGGACCGGCATGTTCATGCTGGCCGGGATGCTGGTGATCGGCGCCATTGCGATCCTGAAGACACCGCCTAAAATGGTCAATCGATAA
- the otnI gene encoding 2-oxo-tetronate isomerase, whose product MPRFAANLSMMYNEHAFLDRFAAAAKDGFKGVEFLFPYEHAATELQARLQDNGLSQALFNAPPGDWADGERGLASLPGREDEFKRSVATGLEYAQVLGNRKLHVMAGLIQPQQERARHRAVYLENLAYAAAQAAVHGVTIVIEPINTRDIPGFFLNRQDEAQAICAEVGADNLQVQFDLYHCQIVEGDLAVKLKRDMQRPQAGIGHIQIAGVPERHEPDSGEINYPYLFELIDSLGYQGWVGCEYRPRGATSAGLGWLKPWL is encoded by the coding sequence ATGCCACGTTTCGCCGCCAACCTGAGCATGATGTACAACGAACATGCCTTCCTCGACCGCTTTGCAGCCGCCGCCAAAGATGGCTTCAAGGGTGTCGAGTTCCTGTTCCCCTATGAACATGCCGCTACTGAACTGCAGGCAAGACTGCAAGACAACGGCCTGAGCCAGGCGCTGTTCAACGCGCCGCCCGGCGACTGGGCGGACGGCGAACGCGGTCTGGCCTCCTTGCCCGGACGCGAAGATGAATTCAAACGCAGCGTCGCCACCGGCCTCGAATACGCGCAAGTGCTGGGCAACCGCAAACTGCACGTGATGGCCGGCCTGATCCAGCCACAGCAGGAGCGCGCTCGCCACCGCGCCGTCTACTTGGAAAACCTGGCCTATGCCGCGGCCCAGGCCGCCGTACATGGCGTCACCATCGTCATCGAACCGATCAATACGCGCGACATTCCCGGCTTCTTCCTGAATCGCCAGGATGAGGCGCAGGCGATTTGCGCCGAGGTCGGCGCCGATAACCTGCAGGTGCAGTTCGACTTGTATCACTGCCAGATCGTCGAAGGCGACCTGGCGGTCAAGCTCAAGCGCGACATGCAGCGCCCGCAGGCCGGCATCGGCCATATCCAGATTGCCGGCGTGCCGGAACGGCATGAGCCGGATAGCGGCGAGATCAATTATCCCTACCTGTTCGAGCTGATCGACTCGCTCGGCTACCAGGGCTGGGTCGGCTGCGAGTACCGGCCGCGCGGGGCCACCTCTGCCGGCCTGGGCTGGCTCAAACCCTGGCTGTAA